ATTTATGCCGGAAAGGGATCTCTACAGATTTATATCATCTATCTTTGTTCATAAAATTAAGCGAAAATGATGCCGTATAAAGCATTTGCTGTAGCTAAAGACGGTACAAAACATCCTATTGAGGCCGAGTCTATTATCATAAAGCTTGTAGAAGATATCGAAATTTCTCTTTTACCACTACATCCGGTTTTTGACGGCAAACTCAATAAAACATTCTATCTTTGTTAAAAATAAAAAGTATGAGATATTTGTTGATCATGATGTGCCTTGTATGCTCGGTTTTCAGCCAGGTTTCAGCACAACAGAAGCAGGATCCGTGGAATGAAAGCCAACTGATGGATCCTGCATTATTAGCCTCCAGAATTACCCAGCACAAGACAAAAGATCTGGTTATTATTTCAGTAGGTCCGGAAGCTATTATTAAAGGTTCCGTAGACATTGGTCCGACCCATGAACCGGAAAATCTGGAAAAATTAAAAAATTATCTTAAAAAAATTCCAAAAGGAAGAGAAGTTGTGATTTACTGTGGGTGCTGTCCTTTCGTAAAATGTCCTAATATCCGCCCGGCATTTCAACTGTTACAGGAAATGGGCTTTAAAAATGCAAAACTACTCAACCTTCCGAAAAATATCAAAACGGATTGGTTAGATAAAGATTATCCTACCAATGATTAGAATAAAAACATTTTTCAGCATTCTGTTTTTAATGATTTGTACAGGATACATTTCTGCGCAGAAAAATATTGAAACAGGAAAGAAAGCTCCGGAAATTATACTTGCAAGACCTGATGGAAATTCTTTTTCACTTTCTTCATTAAAAAACAGGATTGTTCTGATTGATTTCTGGGCCACCTGGTGTGCTCCCTGTATGGATGAACAGCCGGAACTGAAGGCTTTGTATGATCAATTCTCAGATCAGGTAAAAGATAAGAAATTTGAAATTGTAGGAGTTTCTCTGGACAGGAATAAAGAGAGCTGGGAAAAAGCAATTCATCGTTTCAATATCAATTGGATACAGGTAAGTGACCTTAAGTTCTGGAAAAGTCCGGTGGCCAAATCCTATGAAGTTGATGAGCTTCCCTTTAATGTTATTATTGATGGAGAAGGAACTATTTTAGCCATAAATCTTCATGGAAAAGAGTTAGAGGATTTTCTGAAACAGAATTTAAGTAAGAAGTAAGATTATCAACGATAATAATTTGTAAGGAGTGGTAATTTTACCGCTCTTTTTTATTTACTTTATACATTTTTTATTACAGTTTGAAAGCAGAATACATCCGAATTTATCAATTTCATATATAGTATGTTAACAGATATCATTATCCACGACCTTGATGTTATTTTTTGCGGAATAAATCCAGGCTTAAAATCAGCTGATGACGGGCACCATTTTTCCGGAAGAAGCAACCGTTTCTGGAGAGTTCTTCATCAGTCCGGCTTTACACCTTATGAGATTGAAGCAGTAAACGATACTTCTATTTTAGATTTTGGGTATGGCTTGACAACTGCCGTAGCAAGAGCAACTTCTCGTGTAGACGAGCTTTCAAAAGAAGAATTTGATGATTCTCTGGAAGTTTTTAAAGCCAAGATAACTGAATTTCAACCTAAGTATGTTGCTTTTCTTGGTAAAGCCGCTTACAAGGCATTTTCTAAAAAGAAAGAGATTGTCTGGGGGCAGCAATCTGAAGTCTTCTGCGGGGCTAAGGCTTGGGTTTTGCCTAATACCAGCGGACTGAACCGAGGGTTTTCGCTTGACGATCTTGTTACCTCTTACCGTGAATTTCATCTTGCCATTCAGAAGTAATTAAAAATCACTCTTTTCAAGTTTATATTTTGTTCGGTTTGCTTACATATTTATTATTCTTTACAAAAAAGCGCCAGGGCAAGAGTGCATCTTCCTGAGCGTACGCAACCCCTATGCGGGGACCTGCTACGATTTCATCAGGATGATATATAATACCATGATCTTCAATCCAGATTTCATTTCCGTCCAGATCTTTTTTATTAAAGGATTTATCAATGCCTAAAGCCTTAGCTGCGGATCCCGGTCCCGAAGAAATAGCGGTTTTAGCAGCAGGTATATTCCGTCTGAATTCCATGATTTCCTTACCTATCAACGGCTCAACAGCCCTGATCAGAACTGCATGGGGATCATTTTCCACAGAGGTTACCACATTAAAAAGATGATGAATTCCATAACATAAATAGACATAAGAAACACCGCCAGGGCTGTATAAAGTTTCGGTACGGTCTGTTCTTCTGCCGCCATAAGCATGGGAAGCTTTATCCTTCGTGCCAAAATAGGCTTCAGTTTCTACAATAATTCCGGCTGTTATTTCACCATTAATTTCTGTAAAAAGAACTTTTCCCAATAGATTCTGAGCCAGAAAAAGCACATCTTGATTAGCATAATAGGAGAGTGGTAGTTTCAAATCAATGGTTTTATGAATGTACAGATCAAAATTAAAGATATAAAAACAATTTTTCACAATCAAACAGATTTGTTGCTACATTTGAATATTAGTTATTGATATTCTAAAATATGATAAAACCCTTTACGCTCATCCTGTTTCTATGTGTTTTTTGTTTGACGGCACTATCATTCAATATTCCTTATCAGCAATCTTATCAAAAAATGATTGTTGGAAAATGGCAGCCTGTACTTTCAAAAGCTGAAGGAATTGAAGCAAACGGAAAACGAACGGTTCAGAATAATTCCAAATACGGCAGTAAAGATATTATGCAGTTTAATGCGGATGGTTCTATTATTGATGGCGGACAACTTTATTTTTCGTATTCATTAGACTCTAATGATGATAAGCTTTTATCTTTATTTGATGGCGGCAATTATGAAAGAAAATTTGAAATCGCTCAATTAGACAAAACAACAATGAAAATTGTTATGCGGGATACAGATAAGTATAGGGGAGAACCTTTTCACGTAATCTGGACGATTGTATTTAAAAGAAAATAAGCAGGTTTAAATAACGTCAGTTCGGGATAAGAATGTGTGATTGATGGAGGTTTGAAGCTGGGAGCTGGAAAAGGGAAGTTATGGAAGCCATCAAGAATAACGGTTGATCTATTTTATTCTTTTTGTGATATTAAAATTTTATGGTAACTATCAATAATATAACTAAAAATAACTTTCAGCCTTAACTCCTTAATCCAAACTTAGGTTAAATAAAAAATCCCACAACTAGACTGCACCCAAAAGTTTAGACAAAATTAAACAATATTATTATATGAAAGAGTTCGGTACTGTACCGGACTCTTTCCTTTTAGATTAAGTCTTATCCTGTCGTTATTGTAGTAATTGATATACTTCTTTATTTCTTTTTTGAGCTCATCAATGGTTTTAAATTTCTTAGTATAGAACATTTCAGATTTTAAAGTTCCAAAGAAGTTTTCTATTACCGCATTATCCAGGCAGTTTCCTTTGCGGGACATACTTTGGATAATGCCTTTTTCTTTTAACAGATGCTGATAGGCTTTCATCTGATATTGCCAGCCTTGATCAGAGTGGATAATGAGGTTTTCAGTATTCTTGATTTTTCTGAGCCCTTTTTTGAGCATATTTACAACCTGTGCAAAGGCAGGCCTTTCCGAGAGATCGTAACTGATAATCTCGCCATTGTAAAGATCAATTATCGGCGAAAGATACAATTTACTGCCCGAGACGTTAAATTCTGTCACATCAGTGGCCCATTTTCTGTTTGGCTGATCTGCCTTAAAGTTCCTCTCCAGAATATTTGGTGCTATCCTGCCTTGCTCTCCCCGGTAAGATCTGTATTTTTTAACCCTAACGATACTTTTCAATCCTAGGGTCTTCATCAGTCTTAAGACCGTTTTATGATTAATTACAATTCCTTGCTGTTTCATAATCAAAGTAATACGACGGTATCCAAACCGGCCTTTATGCCTATGATAAATCTGTTTTATCAAAGTTTTTACTTCTCCATATTTATCTTTTTTATCAAGAGCTTTCTGATGGTAATAGAAACTGCTTCTGGCCATACCTGTACAATCCAGCAGGAGTGACAGGTCATATTTTCGCCTTAATCCTTCGATGGCCTCTGCTTGTTCTTTTTGAGAGTTAAGGCGTCTAACTTTTTTAGAAAATCAATTTCAGCTCGAAGCCTTTCGTTTTCCAATAAAAGTTCTTCTTCTCTGGTCAATGGCTTATCGGACTTTCTTTTCTTACGCTTGTGATCACTCATAATGCAGGGTCTTCCTTTGGGTTTGTTCTTTAACCCTAAAATACCACTTTTTTCGTAATCCCTTTGCCAATTCAACACGCTAGACTGAGCTGCGATATCGAATCGGATACATGCTTCCCTTTGGGAGATATGTTCTGTTTCGATGGCTTTTAGAACTTTAACCTTAAAATTCAGGGAATAGCTCTTGTTTTTTCTCGGTTGTAGCCCCGAGATTACGTACTTGTTATAAAAACCAATCCATTTGCGCAGATTGCTTTCATTAAATCCTTTCTCTGTTGCTATAGATTCAATCGAACGATAAGAGTTTTTGTGAAGATTAATACATTCTAATTTGAAAGCAACGCTAAATTTTTCTTTTCTATACATAAAAAAATGCCCCTAAAAAGTGTCTAACTTTTTGGGGGCAGTCCAAACAATGTGGGATTTTTCATGGGTTATCTTCCTCCCGGAGGACAATGTTCTTTCAGATATTTTGTAAACAGGGTTGCTAAGTGCAATGATGTTCCTTCTCCTTCATCAATAGAATGTGTACGGTTAGGGTAAGACATCAGCTGGAACTGTTTATTATATTTTACCAGTTCATTAATGTATACTTCCGTATTTTGGTAATGCACATTGTCATCGCCTGTTCCGTGAACCAATAAAAGATTTCCTTTTAGGTTTTTAGCATAAGCCAATGGGGAACCATTAACAAAATCTTCCCTGTTTTCCTGTGGAAGTCCCATATACCGTTCCTGATAGATATTGTCATAGAACAGTTGATTGGCTACCGGAGCAATCGCGATTCCCGTCTGATAAATATCGGGATACTGTCCCAAAAGGTTTAATGTGGAAGAACCTCCGCCGCTCCAGCCCCAAACAGCAACCCTTGAAGTATCTGCATATGGCCATTTTGCAAATAGGGCTTTTGCACCCATTGCCTGATCACGGATATTAAGCTGTCCTATTTTACGATAAACAGATTTTCTCCATTCACGTCCTTTTGGAGCGGGGGTACCGCGGTTTTCAAGGGAAACATACAGGTAGCCGTCTTCAGCCATATCGCCTGTATATAAATAATTCCAGCCGGTGTAGAAATTATCGGTTACGGTTTGTGATCCCGGTTCTCCATAGACAGTAAAAACAATAGGGTATTTTTTATTAGGATCAAAGTTTTTAGGCTTTACCACCCATCCGTCCATAGTAACCCCATCCTGTGTGGTAATCTGGAAAAATTCTGCTCTGGGTTTTGCAGGATCTGCTTTTGCTGATCTTTTGGGAGCAACAAGCTCTTTATGATCCGGTAATGATACAACAGCACCTGCTGAACGGGCATTAACACTGGTATTATTAAACACCGCGATTTTCCCGTTAGGTGATATTGTATATTGATTAGAGCCTGAATAGGTTCCCGGGGTAATTCTTTCTGCTTTTCCACCTTTCATGCTTACTTTATACAAGTATTTCTGCGTTGCATTATCGGGAGAAGCTAAGAAGTAGATCAATTTGTTCGGGACATCAAAAAACTCAGGCTTTATCACATCGAAATTATCTTTGGTAATCAGTGTTTCCTTACCGTTCATGTCTATTTTATAAATATGTCTCCAGCCGTCCTTTTCAGAAAGCCATAGAAATTCTTTTCCGTTATCAATCCAGTCCCAGCCACTCGGATCGTTGTCGTTCCACCGGGATTTGATGTCAATCCAGGCAGGATCTGTTTCTGTGTGAATGGTTCTGCTTGTTCCGGAATTGGCATCTGCCACGATAATCTTGCTTTGATTCTGCTTTCTGTTCAATTGCTGCAAAATAACAGATTTTGAGTCCAGAACCCATTCCATTCTCGGGATATAGTTTTGAATTTCATCGCCTGCTATATCTGCTTTCTTTGAAGATTTTGAAGCCAGATCATAGAACCAGATGCTGCATCCGGAAGGGTTTTCGCCTACTTTCGGATATTCTACAGGAACGGTAAAAGAATACAGGCTGTCTGTATTATTGATCATCAGGAAATTCTTAGTATCTCTTGCATCCAGTTTCCAGTAAGCAATTTTGCTTCCGTCCGGAGACCATCTGAAACCATCCTGCGTACCAAATTCCTCTTCATAGGCCCAGTCAAAAGTACCGTTGATCATTCTGTCT
This region of Chryseobacterium vaccae genomic DNA includes:
- a CDS encoding rhodanese-like domain-containing protein, giving the protein MRYLLIMMCLVCSVFSQVSAQQKQDPWNESQLMDPALLASRITQHKTKDLVIISVGPEAIIKGSVDIGPTHEPENLEKLKNYLKKIPKGREVVIYCGCCPFVKCPNIRPAFQLLQEMGFKNAKLLNLPKNIKTDWLDKDYPTND
- a CDS encoding TlpA family protein disulfide reductase, with product MIRIKTFFSILFLMICTGYISAQKNIETGKKAPEIILARPDGNSFSLSSLKNRIVLIDFWATWCAPCMDEQPELKALYDQFSDQVKDKKFEIVGVSLDRNKESWEKAIHRFNINWIQVSDLKFWKSPVAKSYEVDELPFNVIIDGEGTILAINLHGKELEDFLKQNLSKK
- the mug gene encoding G/U mismatch-specific DNA glycosylase, with amino-acid sequence MLTDIIIHDLDVIFCGINPGLKSADDGHHFSGRSNRFWRVLHQSGFTPYEIEAVNDTSILDFGYGLTTAVARATSRVDELSKEEFDDSLEVFKAKITEFQPKYVAFLGKAAYKAFSKKKEIVWGQQSEVFCGAKAWVLPNTSGLNRGFSLDDLVTSYREFHLAIQK
- a CDS encoding DNA-3-methyladenine glycosylase: MKLPLSYYANQDVLFLAQNLLGKVLFTEINGEITAGIIVETEAYFGTKDKASHAYGGRRTDRTETLYSPGGVSYVYLCYGIHHLFNVVTSVENDPHAVLIRAVEPLIGKEIMEFRRNIPAAKTAISSGPGSAAKALGIDKSFNKKDLDGNEIWIEDHGIIYHPDEIVAGPRIGVAYAQEDALLPWRFFVKNNKYVSKPNKI
- a CDS encoding IS3 family transposase — its product is MEGLRRKYDLSLLLDCTGMARSSFYYHQKALDKKDKYGEVKTLIKQIYHRHKGRFGYRRITLIMKQQGIVINHKTVLRLMKTLGLKSIVRVKKYRSYRGEQGRIAPNILERNFKADQPNRKWATDVTEFNVSGSKLYLSPIIDLYNGEIISYDLSERPAFAQVVNMLKKGLRKIKNTENLIIHSDQGWQYQMKAYQHLLKEKGIIQSMSRKGNCLDNAVIENFFGTLKSEMFYTKKFKTIDELKKEIKKYINYYNNDRIRLNLKGKSPVQYRTLSYNNIV
- a CDS encoding helix-turn-helix domain-containing protein — its product is MYRKEKFSVAFKLECINLHKNSYRSIESIATEKGFNESNLRKWIGFYNKYVISGLQPRKNKSYSLNFKVKVLKAIETEHISQREACIRFDIAAQSSVLNWQRDYEKSGILGLKNKPKGRPCIMSDHKRKKRKSDKPLTREEELLLENERLRAEIDFLKKLDALTLKKNKQRPSKD
- a CDS encoding S9 family peptidase: MKNIKKLTVIAFYFLCLSPLAAQKTQWTPDGNAYYSFTKNGVEIVDVLNSGKDQTFLSNTELIPSGSSAALEVQSFQVSPDGKSLLLFTNTKKVWRDNTRGDYWIFDKNNKKLTQLGKSLPASSLMFAKFSPDGKKAAYVSKHNIYIEDLSNNQITKITTDGTDRMINGTFDWAYEEEFGTQDGFRWSPDGSKIAYWKLDARDTKNFLMINNTDSLYSFTVPVEYPKVGENPSGCSIWFYDLASKSSKKADIAGDEIQNYIPRMEWVLDSKSVILQQLNRKQNQSKIIVADANSGTSRTIHTETDPAWIDIKSRWNDNDPSGWDWIDNGKEFLWLSEKDGWRHIYKIDMNGKETLITKDNFDVIKPEFFDVPNKLIYFLASPDNATQKYLYKVSMKGGKAERITPGTYSGSNQYTISPNGKIAVFNNTSVNARSAGAVVSLPDHKELVAPKRSAKADPAKPRAEFFQITTQDGVTMDGWVVKPKNFDPNKKYPIVFTVYGEPGSQTVTDNFYTGWNYLYTGDMAEDGYLYVSLENRGTPAPKGREWRKSVYRKIGQLNIRDQAMGAKALFAKWPYADTSRVAVWGWSGGGSSTLNLLGQYPDIYQTGIAIAPVANQLFYDNIYQERYMGLPQENREDFVNGSPLAYAKNLKGNLLLVHGTGDDNVHYQNTEVYINELVKYNKQFQLMSYPNRTHSIDEGEGTSLHLATLFTKYLKEHCPPGGR